The Allochromatium tepidum genome has a window encoding:
- a CDS encoding Uma2 family endonuclease: MTALAEQLGFDADAYLAWELEQGDKHEYLGGEVFAMVGARQEHVLVTGNLYAAIKQRLRGGPCRAYASDMKLRVTEADAFFYPDVVVSCDARDHVAPYFIEHPTLIIEVLSSTTEGFDRGAKSAAYRTISTLREYALVDIDARRLEIYRRADADDWLLHDCKLQESCYFASLDLTLGFDEIFEDLPMRQ; this comes from the coding sequence ATGACGGCTTTGGCTGAGCAGTTGGGTTTCGACGCAGACGCCTATCTGGCCTGGGAGCTTGAGCAGGGTGACAAGCACGAATATCTAGGCGGTGAGGTTTTCGCCATGGTCGGTGCGCGCCAGGAGCATGTGCTCGTCACGGGGAACCTCTATGCCGCGATCAAACAGCGTCTGCGCGGCGGACCATGCCGTGCCTATGCCTCTGATATGAAGCTGCGCGTGACCGAAGCAGACGCCTTCTTCTATCCGGACGTCGTTGTCTCCTGTGATGCGCGCGATCATGTGGCTCCGTATTTCATTGAACACCCGACATTGATCATCGAGGTGCTTTCGTCGACTACGGAGGGCTTTGATCGCGGCGCCAAGTCAGCCGCCTATCGCACGATTTCTACTTTGCGTGAATATGCGCTTGTCGACATCGATGCTCGGCGTCTCGAAATCTATCGGCGTGCAGATGCCGATGACTGGCTGTTGCATGATTGCAAGCTACAGGAAAGCTGTTACTTCGCCTCTTTGGATCTGACGCTGGGTTTCGATGAAATCTTTGAGGATCTGCCTATGCGGCAGTGA